A single genomic interval of Candidatus Macondimonas diazotrophica harbors:
- a CDS encoding exodeoxyribonuclease III, protein MTLNLNGIRSAARKGFFDWLPAQQADLVCLQELKAQDGDLTSAMRDPPGYQGYFHFAEKKGYSGVGLYTRTPPEDCIEGLGIAEIDAEGRYLELRFPGLSVISVYLPSGSSGEHRQAAKFHFMARFFDHLAALAQAGTQVLLCGDWNIAHQAIDLKNWRGNQKNSGFLPEERAWLSRVFDELGWVDVYRRLHPETTGEGYTWWSNRGQAWARNVGWRIDYQIATPGLAASARTAEIYKDQRFSDHAALTIDYDWPLPWDVGVPDRLIEVT, encoded by the coding sequence ATGACCCTCAACCTCAATGGCATTCGTTCGGCCGCCCGCAAGGGTTTTTTCGACTGGCTGCCGGCTCAGCAGGCCGATTTGGTGTGTCTCCAGGAGCTCAAGGCCCAGGATGGCGATCTCACGAGTGCGATGCGCGATCCGCCCGGCTATCAGGGTTATTTCCATTTTGCGGAAAAAAAAGGCTACAGCGGTGTTGGGTTGTATACCCGCACCCCGCCCGAGGATTGTATCGAAGGTCTGGGGATTGCCGAGATCGATGCAGAGGGCCGCTATCTGGAGCTGCGCTTTCCGGGCCTATCGGTGATTTCCGTGTATCTGCCCTCCGGATCGAGCGGCGAACATCGCCAAGCGGCCAAGTTCCACTTCATGGCCCGGTTTTTCGATCATCTCGCGGCGCTCGCCCAAGCCGGCACACAAGTCTTGTTATGCGGCGATTGGAACATCGCGCATCAGGCCATCGATCTCAAGAATTGGCGCGGCAACCAGAAGAATTCGGGCTTTCTTCCCGAAGAGCGCGCCTGGCTGAGTCGGGTCTTCGACGAACTGGGTTGGGTGGACGTCTACCGCCGGCTTCATCCCGAGACTACCGGCGAAGGATACACCTGGTGGAGCAACCGGGGTCAGGCCTGGGCGCGGAACGTCGGATGGCGGATCGACTATCAGATTGCCACCCCGGGGCTTGCGGCCAGTGCCCGGACCGCCGAGATCTACAAGGATCAGCGCTTCAGTGACCATGCCGCACTCACGATCGATTACGATTGGCCATTGCCATGGGATGTGGGCGTGCCGGATCGGCTGATCGAGGTGACATGA
- a CDS encoding AmpG family muropeptide MFS transporter gives MKPGDADSMPQSAWQALGRYPELWRVTLLAFASGLPLALSGGTLQAWLADVRIDIRTIGIFSLVGLPYTLKFLWAPLFDRYTPLGMGRRRGGLVLTQVSLVTALLAMSSIDPHSDIALLGLLALGIAFASASQDIVFDAYRTEVLHPPMRGLGAGLTNTGYRLAMLTSGALALVLAGSVGWVATYRVMAVLMALGILVTLLSPEPEAPAATPHRLVEALREPMRAFLQRPAALVFLLLIVLYKFGDAFAATLSTAFLVQGVGFSVAEVGVVNKGVGIAAALAGALAGGALMVRWGLLRALLVFGVLQAVTNLLFAALAVVGKSHGMLVVAVVGEQLFGGMGSAAFVALLMALCDTRYTATQYALFSALAALARVFIGPPAGYLVADLGWPVFFVLTFLASLPALALVLWLGEPIRRLDQSPVVSTGAG, from the coding sequence ATGAAACCGGGCGACGCGGATTCCATGCCCCAATCGGCGTGGCAGGCGCTGGGACGCTACCCCGAGTTATGGCGTGTGACGCTGCTGGCCTTCGCCTCCGGTCTGCCGCTGGCCCTCTCCGGCGGTACGCTCCAGGCCTGGCTGGCCGATGTGCGCATCGACATCCGCACCATCGGGATCTTCAGCCTAGTTGGCTTGCCTTACACGCTGAAGTTTCTTTGGGCGCCGCTGTTCGACCGCTACACACCCTTGGGGATGGGCCGCCGCCGCGGTGGCCTTGTGCTGACGCAGGTCAGTCTGGTGACGGCGCTCCTGGCGATGTCGTCGATCGACCCGCATTCGGATATCGCTCTGCTGGGCCTGCTGGCCCTGGGCATCGCATTCGCTTCGGCCTCCCAGGACATTGTGTTCGACGCCTACCGCACCGAGGTACTGCACCCGCCGATGCGGGGGCTCGGTGCCGGCCTGACCAACACGGGCTACCGTCTGGCCATGCTGACTTCCGGCGCACTGGCGCTGGTTCTGGCTGGGTCGGTGGGGTGGGTTGCCACCTATCGGGTTATGGCCGTGCTGATGGCGCTAGGCATTCTGGTCACGCTGCTGAGCCCGGAGCCTGAGGCACCGGCGGCGACTCCCCACCGCCTGGTGGAAGCCCTGCGCGAACCGATGCGTGCATTTCTGCAGCGCCCGGCAGCGCTGGTGTTTCTATTGTTGATCGTGCTCTACAAGTTCGGTGACGCGTTTGCCGCGACGCTCAGCACGGCATTCCTGGTCCAGGGGGTGGGCTTCAGCGTCGCCGAAGTCGGCGTCGTCAACAAGGGCGTCGGCATTGCAGCGGCCTTGGCCGGCGCTCTGGCTGGCGGCGCGTTGATGGTGCGTTGGGGCCTGCTGCGGGCACTGTTGGTCTTCGGCGTCCTGCAAGCAGTGACCAACCTGCTCTTCGCCGCGCTCGCGGTGGTCGGCAAGAGCCATGGCATGCTGGTCGTCGCCGTGGTGGGTGAGCAGCTGTTCGGCGGGATGGGGTCTGCCGCGTTCGTAGCCTTGCTGATGGCCTTGTGCGATACCCGCTACACGGCCACGCAGTACGCGCTTTTTTCGGCGCTGGCCGCGCTGGCGCGTGTGTTCATCGGCCCGCCGGCAGGGTATCTGGTGGCGGATCTGGGCTGGCCGGTCTTTTTCGTTCTGACGTTCTTGGCGTCGCTGCCGGCGCTGGCGTTGGTGCTGTGGCTGGGCGAGCCGATTCGGCGTCTCGATCAGTCGCCCGTTGTGTCCACGGGAGCGGGGTGA
- a CDS encoding Rieske (2Fe-2S) protein, whose protein sequence is MAVRVCRWDELPDPGSRGFEHERNGQRRSCVVVRRGAQVWAYENRCPHTGAPLDWRPGQVLNPEGTHIQCALHLAQFQMDDGLCIHGPCLGQSLQAVPVERRGAWVVLVGSGAGGEEEMSGANR, encoded by the coding sequence ATGGCCGTTCGGGTCTGTCGGTGGGACGAATTGCCGGATCCGGGCAGCCGCGGGTTTGAACACGAGCGGAATGGGCAACGGCGCTCCTGTGTGGTGGTTCGGCGCGGCGCGCAGGTCTGGGCATATGAGAATCGCTGCCCGCACACCGGCGCACCGCTCGATTGGCGGCCGGGGCAGGTGCTCAATCCGGAAGGCACCCATATTCAATGCGCCCTCCATCTGGCGCAGTTTCAGATGGACGATGGCTTGTGTATCCACGGCCCATGCCTTGGGCAATCGCTGCAGGCCGTGCCGGTCGAGCGCCGGGGGGCATGGGTCGTACTGGTCGGTAGCGGGGCCGGCGGGGAAGAAGAGATGTCGGGAGCGAACAGATGA
- the glmU gene encoding bifunctional UDP-N-acetylglucosamine diphosphorylase/glucosamine-1-phosphate N-acetyltransferase GlmU: MTTSVIVLAAGKGTRMNSALPKVLQPLGGEPLLAHVLSAARALSPAAIHVVVGHGMDAVRRACDGDDLRWVEQAEQLGTGHAVTQALPYLEAGTALVLYGDVPLVPAETLAALCTAASGGVALLVMTAPDPTGYGRILRQDGGAVLGIVEERDATPAQRRIGEVNTGLMAISVAMLRRYLPAIQPSNAQGEYYLTDVIGLAVAEGVPVQTVSVQHAEDALGVNDKAQLAIVERVLQRRRAEALMRGGVTVVDPARLDVRGELICGRDVFIDVNCVFEGRVILGDGVRIGAQSVVRDCELAAGVDVRPFSHLEGSRVGAAARIGPYARLRPGADLAPDTHVGNFVEIKQARVGRGSKINHLSYIGDAEVGCNVNVGAGTITCNYDGVNKHRTVIGDGAFIGSGSQLVAPVTVGEGATVGAGTTLRKDAPPRQLTVGGGRQVTLSHWRRPQSKDRTDG; the protein is encoded by the coding sequence ATGACCACGAGTGTAATTGTGCTGGCCGCCGGAAAGGGCACCCGCATGAACAGCGCACTTCCCAAGGTGCTGCAGCCGCTCGGCGGCGAGCCCTTGCTGGCGCACGTGCTTTCGGCAGCACGGGCTTTGTCGCCGGCAGCGATCCATGTGGTCGTCGGCCATGGCATGGATGCGGTGCGACGCGCCTGTGACGGCGACGACCTGCGTTGGGTCGAGCAGGCCGAGCAGCTGGGGACGGGACATGCTGTCACCCAGGCGCTGCCTTATCTCGAGGCGGGCACGGCCTTGGTGCTTTACGGTGATGTGCCGCTGGTGCCGGCCGAGACCTTGGCTGCGCTGTGCACGGCCGCCTCCGGGGGGGTGGCGCTGTTGGTAATGACGGCGCCGGATCCGACCGGTTACGGCCGCATTCTGCGGCAGGACGGCGGTGCAGTTCTCGGCATCGTCGAGGAACGCGACGCGACGCCTGCGCAGCGACGCATTGGCGAGGTCAATACCGGGCTGATGGCTATCTCAGTCGCGATGTTGCGGCGCTATCTCCCGGCTATCCAGCCATCCAACGCCCAAGGGGAATACTATCTGACCGATGTGATAGGTCTGGCGGTTGCCGAGGGTGTGCCGGTTCAGACGGTGTCGGTACAACATGCTGAAGACGCTTTGGGGGTCAACGACAAGGCTCAGTTGGCCATTGTCGAACGAGTCCTGCAGCGCCGCCGTGCGGAGGCCTTGATGCGCGGCGGGGTGACGGTGGTGGATCCGGCACGGCTGGATGTGCGGGGCGAGCTGATTTGTGGACGCGATGTGTTCATCGATGTGAACTGCGTGTTCGAAGGGCGCGTCATCCTGGGCGACGGCGTTCGGATCGGCGCACAGTCGGTTGTGCGGGATTGTGAGCTGGCAGCGGGCGTGGACGTGCGACCATTCTCTCACCTGGAGGGCTCGCGGGTTGGTGCGGCTGCCCGCATCGGTCCTTACGCTCGCTTGCGTCCCGGTGCCGATCTCGCGCCGGACACGCATGTCGGCAATTTCGTGGAAATCAAGCAGGCAAGGGTCGGCAGGGGATCGAAGATCAATCACTTGAGCTACATCGGGGATGCCGAGGTGGGGTGCAACGTGAACGTGGGGGCGGGCACCATCACCTGCAATTACGATGGTGTGAACAAGCACCGGACCGTGATCGGCGATGGGGCTTTCATCGGCTCGGGCAGCCAACTGGTGGCACCGGTGACGGTGGGCGAGGGCGCGACGGTCGGGGCAGGGACGACCTTGCGCAAGGATGCCCCGCCCCGTCAACTGACGGTGGGAGGCGGACGCCAGGTGACGTTGTCCCATTGGCGTCGTCCGCAGTCCAAAGATCGTACTGACGGCTGA
- a CDS encoding class I SAM-dependent methyltransferase produces the protein MEQTAVIKTYDRMAAAYDLVFSPIFQPGRQRIIDKMNCKPGDRILEVGVGTGVSLSCYPVTTRITGIDVSPKMLERAQRRVRKQQLNHVDLRIMDAQQLEFADASFDKVTAMYVASVVPDPRQMVAEMKRVCRPGGDLFIVNHFSHSHSMIRWLEKVVAVITPLIGFTSDFPLDRFLSDAKISHFDLEPVNLFGYWSMIHARNE, from the coding sequence GTGGAACAAACCGCTGTCATCAAGACCTATGATCGCATGGCCGCTGCCTATGATCTGGTCTTCAGTCCCATTTTCCAGCCCGGTCGCCAGCGCATCATCGACAAGATGAATTGCAAACCCGGCGACCGCATTCTCGAAGTGGGTGTGGGAACCGGGGTGTCGCTGAGCTGTTATCCCGTAACCACCCGTATCACCGGTATCGACGTCTCACCGAAAATGCTCGAGCGCGCCCAACGCAGAGTCAGAAAGCAACAGCTGAATCATGTTGATCTGCGGATCATGGATGCCCAGCAGCTCGAATTCGCCGACGCCAGCTTCGACAAGGTGACCGCCATGTATGTCGCCTCGGTGGTTCCCGATCCGCGACAGATGGTGGCCGAAATGAAGCGCGTTTGCCGTCCCGGTGGAGACCTGTTCATCGTCAACCATTTCAGTCATTCCCATTCGATGATTCGTTGGCTCGAAAAGGTCGTCGCGGTCATCACGCCCCTGATCGGCTTCACCTCGGATTTTCCGCTCGATCGCTTTCTGAGCGATGCGAAGATCTCTCATTTCGATCTCGAACCGGTCAACCTCTTTGGTTATTGGTCGATGATTCACGCTCGCAACGAGTAA
- the ppnN gene encoding nucleotide 5'-monophosphate nucleosidase PpnN: MPTIDSLNSALVVDKPQVVDALIAPEGSLEVLSQHEVVRLRDTSLGGLHELLRRCALAVLNSGSVEDDSRQVMERYRNFDIQVVQQERGIKLELRNAPAAAFVDGQMIRGIREHLFAVLRDLVYVHNEIRLHPRFDLMAPGGITDAVFHTLRNARALFPGQPPNLVVCWGGHSISRLEYEYAKRVGYELGLRGMDICTGCGPGAMKGPMKGAAVGHAKQHRSSGRYVGISEPGIIAAEPPNPIVNHLVIMPDMEKRLEAFVRIGHGFVVFPGGVGTMEELLYLFAILLHEENAEIPFPLILTGPVESADYFRRLEDFLTNTLGSAVSRRYQVILDDPVAVARAMRRGMEEVRRFRIARSDAFYFNWVLRIAPTLQTPFVPTHANMAGLSLHRDQPLHDLAANLRAAFSGIVSGNVKESGIQAIEAHGPFQMRGAADVMRSLDNLLDSFVREQRMRLPGRSYTPCYEIVV, translated from the coding sequence GTGCCTACGATCGATTCATTGAACAGTGCGCTGGTTGTCGACAAGCCTCAGGTGGTCGATGCGCTGATCGCGCCGGAGGGGAGTCTGGAAGTCCTGTCGCAACATGAAGTCGTGCGTCTGCGGGATACCAGCCTCGGCGGATTGCACGAACTGCTCAGGCGATGTGCCTTGGCGGTACTCAACAGCGGCAGTGTCGAAGACGACAGCCGCCAGGTCATGGAACGTTACCGCAACTTCGATATCCAGGTGGTGCAGCAGGAACGAGGGATCAAGCTGGAATTGCGCAATGCGCCGGCAGCCGCTTTCGTCGACGGACAGATGATTCGGGGAATTCGAGAACATTTGTTCGCCGTGTTGCGAGATCTCGTCTACGTTCACAACGAAATTCGCTTGCATCCGCGATTCGATTTGATGGCCCCTGGCGGGATTACCGATGCAGTATTTCATACTTTGCGCAACGCACGTGCATTGTTCCCGGGTCAACCACCCAACTTGGTCGTATGTTGGGGTGGGCATTCGATCAGCCGTCTGGAATACGAATACGCCAAGCGCGTCGGCTATGAACTCGGATTGCGCGGGATGGATATCTGCACTGGGTGTGGCCCTGGTGCCATGAAAGGGCCCATGAAAGGGGCCGCGGTCGGGCACGCCAAGCAGCATCGCAGCAGCGGGCGGTACGTCGGCATTTCCGAACCCGGCATCATTGCGGCCGAGCCACCCAACCCGATCGTCAACCATCTGGTCATCATGCCGGACATGGAAAAGCGGCTCGAAGCGTTTGTCCGCATCGGCCACGGGTTCGTGGTATTTCCGGGCGGTGTCGGGACCATGGAGGAACTGCTTTACCTGTTTGCGATCTTGCTTCATGAAGAAAATGCCGAGATTCCTTTTCCGCTGATTTTGACCGGCCCGGTGGAATCGGCGGATTATTTCCGCCGTCTGGAGGATTTTCTGACCAATACCCTGGGGTCCGCAGTGAGTAGACGTTACCAGGTGATTCTGGATGATCCCGTTGCCGTTGCGCGCGCCATGCGCCGAGGCATGGAGGAGGTTCGCCGATTCCGGATTGCACGCAGCGATGCGTTCTATTTCAACTGGGTGTTGCGCATTGCGCCAACGTTGCAAACGCCTTTCGTTCCCACCCACGCCAACATGGCCGGGTTGTCCTTGCATCGCGACCAACCCCTGCATGATCTGGCAGCCAATCTGCGTGCGGCTTTCTCCGGAATCGTTTCGGGAAATGTGAAGGAGTCCGGAATTCAGGCCATCGAAGCCCACGGCCCGTTTCAAATGCGGGGCGCTGCAGATGTCATGCGCAGTCTGGATAATTTGCTGGACAGCTTTGTGCGCGAGCAGCGGATGCGGTTGCCGGGACGCAGTTACACGCCGTGCTATGAAATCGTGGTGTGA
- a CDS encoding sulfite oxidase heme-binding subunit YedZ, which translates to MPARWMLHLAVIGLMTFPALQIGFGLTRGSVGPDPVEALMLASGIWTLRLLLLTLAMTPLQRWTHWRWPIVIRRDLGLGAFAYGLAHLLVFVIFDQNLELKAAWREVIEHPAVWLGMLALMLMLPLAITSTQGWITRLGAHWKRLHRLIYPAAILAVLHFAFQVKSDLREPIIHAALLVALFILRLPRPPHRNRGTPTPNHTTIS; encoded by the coding sequence ATGCCTGCCCGATGGATGCTGCACCTCGCCGTCATCGGATTGATGACTTTTCCGGCCCTGCAGATCGGTTTCGGTCTGACTCGCGGCTCGGTTGGCCCGGATCCCGTCGAAGCGCTGATGCTGGCAAGCGGCATCTGGACCTTGAGGTTACTGCTGCTCACCCTGGCCATGACCCCCTTGCAGCGCTGGACCCACTGGCGCTGGCCAATCGTGATTCGCCGCGATCTGGGGCTGGGCGCCTTTGCTTATGGACTCGCCCATCTGCTCGTCTTTGTCATCTTCGATCAGAATCTCGAGTTGAAGGCCGCCTGGCGTGAAGTCATCGAACATCCGGCGGTATGGCTCGGCATGTTGGCGCTGATGCTGATGCTGCCCTTGGCGATCACCTCGACCCAGGGCTGGATAACCCGGCTTGGCGCCCATTGGAAACGGCTGCATCGACTGATCTATCCCGCAGCCATTCTTGCCGTGCTGCATTTCGCCTTCCAGGTCAAATCCGACCTGCGCGAACCGATCATCCATGCTGCCCTGCTCGTCGCCCTGTTCATCCTGCGCCTGCCTCGACCGCCTCACCGCAATCGGGGCACACCAACGCCCAATCACACCACGATTTCATAG
- the msrP gene encoding protein-methionine-sulfoxide reductase catalytic subunit MsrP produces MAKFRLPTIPSEQITPESIYQQRRHFMRLGTAALLAPMLPLGNANAATQDLARLSAVPGPFKTDEPMTDREAVTHYNNFYEFGTGKADPARNAHTLEPRPWSVTVAGACAKPGTYELDDLLKGRTLEERVYRLRCVEGWSMVIPWIGFPLSDLLRRFEPTGNAKFVMLTTLYDPKQMPGQRRNVLPWPYVEGLRMDEAMHPLTILAVGLYGHVLPNQNGAPLRLVVPWKYGFKSIKSIVRIDFVEKQPATTWNQSAPREYGFYANVNPNVDHPRWSQRRERRIGDLFRRETLLFNGYGEWVADLYSDLDLKRNF; encoded by the coding sequence ATGGCCAAGTTCCGTCTGCCCACGATTCCCAGTGAACAAATCACGCCGGAGTCCATTTACCAGCAAAGGCGGCACTTCATGCGCCTTGGAACCGCGGCGCTGCTCGCCCCCATGCTCCCGCTTGGGAATGCAAATGCGGCGACACAGGATCTGGCGCGGCTGTCTGCCGTGCCCGGCCCGTTCAAGACCGATGAACCCATGACCGATCGGGAAGCGGTCACCCATTACAACAACTTCTATGAGTTCGGAACCGGAAAGGCCGATCCCGCCCGAAATGCCCATACCTTGGAACCCCGCCCCTGGTCCGTGACGGTTGCAGGCGCCTGCGCAAAACCAGGCACTTACGAACTTGACGATCTCTTGAAAGGTCGGACGCTCGAGGAACGCGTCTATCGGCTCCGCTGTGTCGAAGGCTGGTCCATGGTCATTCCTTGGATCGGATTTCCCTTGAGCGATCTCCTGCGTCGGTTTGAGCCGACGGGGAATGCCAAGTTCGTGATGCTGACCACACTCTACGATCCGAAGCAGATGCCCGGTCAACGCCGCAATGTATTGCCCTGGCCCTATGTGGAAGGGTTGCGCATGGACGAAGCCATGCACCCGCTGACGATCCTGGCCGTGGGCCTGTATGGACACGTTCTGCCCAATCAGAACGGCGCACCGCTCCGCTTGGTTGTGCCGTGGAAATACGGATTCAAAAGCATCAAATCCATCGTGCGCATCGATTTCGTCGAAAAGCAGCCTGCCACCACATGGAATCAGTCCGCGCCCCGGGAATACGGGTTTTACGCCAATGTGAATCCCAACGTGGATCACCCACGCTGGAGTCAGCGCCGGGAGCGGCGCATCGGTGACCTGTTTCGCCGCGAGACGCTGCTTTTCAACGGCTATGGCGAATGGGTCGCGGATCTATATAGCGACCTCGATCTGAAACGGAACTTCTGA
- a CDS encoding sensor domain-containing protein, producing MSSELTPRGESVQLRLSADGVIQAACGDTQALLGRTPQDLLQTECLKLVTPGSQSALRCLLNTTSDRPRVNQFRLTRASGDPCSTQWVLTPAGNNQTWCVISTALPKHAPHDLPMALADVLDRANHVVFMCDPLGHFINLNSSLSHITGYTRRELETRDFNQLVHPEDRLFARSMFLMALGGTGQRGEIRVFTKNGHQHHLTITNGPLWSKDQIIGVVGVASDVTAERTWSKALADSQARLEETRHIAELGCWRYDFKTRKSHWSRELFTLLGINPKDFSNDYIGFRKLIHSDDLQRVTCHHRDALRSACPFDVEFRIVTPEGKVHWVRERGEVIRDSSGRPLRIEGTLQNLSKYRKVEQELNMMRDAMSQIGESLFILDDKHRVLSANGAFCHLMRCSRSAIQDLAPEFLLAIGQPMTELDSLWQHLKTVGTWQGPVQGRRLDGTPLAFHLSLSAVRGSIGRITHYVGVCRDTSNSAEQFQLEHPRTLHIDAVTALPNRQALMHELVHHATVTTRQTDQLALLWIDLDHFRSINESLDPAVGDEILRDVAQRFRDLEDQPRSKVFHVGGDAFAVVVQGASATSLATSLAQSLLEALNRPLLVAGTMLGLSASIGIAVLGASDEEDDTADLIRQAETAMYQAKRHRHCYRLASRARKPIDASPMGAHELRQALRQNELFLVYQPIFGKVPGQVSSVEALVRWAHPTRGILSPNSFLPLAERIGLLPVLGQQVLDMALRQLALWQRFGSPNLRMAVNVAPAQFANPQLPGQIAEALQRNRLTPDALMLEITENALIAHPDRALESLRALREIGVQIAIDDFGMGYSSFSYLKQYPFDALKIDRSFVSALPGSEQDAAIVEAMLSMSRRLQLDVIAEGVETEAQWAFLTERGCQELQGFWLSRPLSEQALGHLLLETAGGAPNTPR from the coding sequence ATGAGTAGCGAGCTGACGCCACGGGGAGAATCTGTCCAATTACGGCTCAGCGCCGATGGCGTGATTCAGGCCGCGTGCGGCGACACCCAAGCACTGCTTGGCAGGACGCCACAGGATTTACTGCAGACCGAATGTCTGAAGCTGGTCACGCCCGGCAGTCAGTCCGCATTGCGCTGCCTGTTGAACACCACATCCGATCGACCGCGGGTGAACCAGTTCCGACTGACGCGGGCAAGCGGCGATCCGTGCAGCACACAATGGGTCTTGACGCCTGCAGGCAATAATCAAACCTGGTGCGTTATCAGTACAGCGCTGCCGAAGCATGCGCCCCATGATCTCCCGATGGCCTTAGCCGATGTCCTGGATCGCGCCAACCACGTGGTGTTCATGTGCGATCCACTCGGCCATTTCATCAATCTCAATTCCTCGCTCTCACACATTACTGGATATACCCGTCGGGAACTGGAAACGCGTGACTTCAATCAATTGGTCCATCCCGAAGATCGGCTGTTCGCACGCTCAATGTTTCTCATGGCCTTGGGCGGCACCGGTCAGCGGGGGGAAATCCGAGTCTTCACCAAAAATGGCCACCAACACCACCTGACCATTACCAACGGCCCCCTATGGTCCAAAGATCAGATCATCGGAGTCGTTGGCGTTGCCAGCGATGTGACGGCGGAGCGGACCTGGTCGAAGGCATTGGCGGATTCTCAGGCGCGCCTCGAAGAGACCCGTCATATTGCCGAGTTGGGCTGTTGGCGCTATGACTTCAAAACTCGCAAATCCCACTGGTCACGTGAGCTGTTCACCCTTCTGGGCATCAATCCGAAGGATTTTTCCAACGACTACATTGGTTTCCGGAAACTGATCCACTCCGATGATCTGCAGCGAGTCACCTGTCACCACCGGGATGCGCTGCGAAGCGCTTGCCCTTTTGATGTTGAATTTAGAATCGTGACCCCCGAAGGAAAAGTGCATTGGGTGCGGGAGCGGGGCGAAGTCATCCGGGATTCGAGTGGCCGCCCCCTGCGCATCGAAGGCACGCTGCAAAACCTGTCGAAATACCGGAAGGTCGAGCAGGAGCTCAATATGATGCGCGACGCAATGTCACAGATCGGCGAATCCCTCTTCATTCTCGACGACAAGCACCGCGTCTTGTCGGCGAATGGTGCATTCTGCCATTTGATGCGCTGCTCGCGTAGCGCCATCCAGGATCTCGCGCCCGAGTTTCTCCTTGCGATTGGCCAGCCCATGACGGAACTCGACAGTCTCTGGCAGCACCTGAAAACGGTCGGCACTTGGCAAGGCCCCGTACAGGGCCGCCGCCTGGATGGGACTCCTCTGGCGTTTCATCTGAGCCTGAGCGCAGTACGCGGCTCGATTGGACGCATCACCCATTATGTGGGTGTGTGCCGCGATACCTCGAACAGCGCCGAGCAGTTCCAGTTGGAACACCCACGAACTCTTCACATCGACGCCGTAACCGCGCTGCCCAATCGTCAGGCGCTGATGCATGAGCTCGTGCATCATGCCACTGTAACCACGCGTCAAACTGACCAGCTGGCGTTGCTCTGGATCGATCTGGACCATTTCCGATCCATCAATGAATCATTGGATCCGGCCGTCGGTGACGAGATCCTGAGAGATGTCGCGCAACGTTTTAGAGACTTGGAAGACCAGCCCAGATCGAAAGTCTTTCACGTCGGTGGTGATGCCTTTGCCGTTGTCGTCCAAGGCGCCTCGGCAACCTCCCTGGCCACCTCGCTCGCTCAATCCCTGCTCGAAGCCCTCAACCGTCCACTACTGGTTGCCGGGACGATGCTGGGTCTTTCGGCCAGCATCGGAATTGCAGTATTGGGTGCCAGCGATGAGGAAGACGATACCGCCGATCTGATCCGCCAGGCTGAAACGGCCATGTACCAGGCCAAACGCCATCGGCACTGCTACCGGCTGGCAAGCCGGGCGCGCAAACCGATTGATGCCTCACCCATGGGTGCGCATGAGCTGCGACAAGCTCTGCGCCAGAATGAACTGTTCTTGGTCTATCAACCCATCTTCGGAAAAGTGCCCGGTCAAGTTTCCAGCGTGGAGGCACTGGTTCGCTGGGCACATCCCACACGCGGGATACTCAGCCCGAATAGCTTTCTTCCCTTGGCCGAACGCATTGGTCTGCTTCCCGTTCTGGGTCAGCAAGTGCTGGATATGGCACTGCGTCAGCTCGCTTTATGGCAGCGTTTCGGTTCCCCCAATCTCCGCATGGCGGTGAACGTGGCGCCAGCCCAGTTTGCCAATCCCCAACTCCCCGGTCAGATCGCCGAAGCCCTGCAGCGCAACCGCCTGACACCGGATGCCCTGATGCTGGAAATCACTGAGAATGCACTCATCGCACATCCGGACAGAGCATTGGAAAGCCTGCGCGCCCTGCGCGAAATCGGCGTTCAGATTGCAATAGACGATTTCGGGATGGGCTATTCGTCATTCAGTTACCTCAAGCAATATCCGTTCGACGCCCTCAAGATCGACCGTTCTTTTGTTTCCGCACTCCCCGGCTCGGAGCAGGATGCGGCCATTGTCGAAGCCATGCTGAGCATGAGCCGACGCCTGCAGCTTGATGTCATCGCCGAGGGCGTGGAAACCGAGGCACAATGGGCCTTCCTCACCGAACGAGGTTGCCAGGAGTTGCAGGGATTCTGGCTGAGCCGTCCGCTCTCCGAGCAGGCACTGGGACACTTGCTACTGGAAACCGCTGGCGGAGCCCCGAACACACCCCGATGA